A section of the Felis catus isolate Fca126 chromosome B2, F.catus_Fca126_mat1.0, whole genome shotgun sequence genome encodes:
- the SERPINB9 gene encoding serpin B9 isoform X1: MDALSEANGTFAFHLLKMLCQDSPSRNVFYSPVSISSALAMVFLGAKGNTAAQMAQVLSLNTEKDIHQSFQLLLTEVNKPGTQYLLRTANRLFGEKTCEFLSTFKESCLQFYHAELEQLSFAKAAEQSRKHINTWVSKKTEGKIQDLLPDSSIDAQTRLVLVNAIYFKGRWNEQFNKMYTSEMPFKINQKEQRPVQMMFQEATFKLAYIEEVQAQVLEVPYVGEELSMLILLPDDNVDLSSVEKHLTYEKFRAWTKPDCMKSTEVEVFLPRFKLEEDYDMESVLQRLGMVDAFQGDKADFSAMSAERDLCLSKFVHKSVVEVNEEGTEAAAASAVVVVECCMVSGPRFCADHPFLFFIRHNAANSILFCGRFSAP; the protein is encoded by the exons ATGGATGCCCTTTCTGAAGCAAATGGCACCTTTGCCTTTCACCTTTTAAAGATGCTGTGTCAGGACAGCCCGTCACGCAACGTGTTTTATTCTCCTGTGAGCATCTCTTCTGCCCTGGCCATGGTCTTCCTGGGGGCAAAAGGAAACACTGCTGCCCAGATGGCCCAG GTGCTTTctttaaacacagagaaagataTTCATCAGAGTTTCCAGTTACTTCTTACTGAAGTGAACAAACCTGGCACCCAGTACTTGCTCAGAACAGCCAACAGGCTCTTTGGAGAAAAGACGTGTGAATTCCTCTCA ACCTTTAAGGAATCCTGTCTTCAGTTCTACCATGCTGAACTCGAGCAGCTTTCCTTTGCCAAAGCTGCAGAGCAGTCCAGGAAACACATCAACACTTGGGTCTCAAAAAAGACTGAAG GTAAAATTCAAGACCTGTTGCCGGATAGCTCGATTGATGCACAGACCAGGCTGGTTCTTGTCAATGCCATCTACTTCAAAGGAAGGTGGAATGAACAGTTCAACAAAATGTACACAAGtgaaatgccttttaaaataaaccag AAGGAGCAGAGGCCAGTGCAGATGATGTTTCAGGAAGCTACATTTAAACTTGCCTATATTGAAGAGGTGCAGGCCCAGGTCCTGGAGGTGCCCTATGTGGGTGAGGAGCTGAGCATGCTCATTCTGCTCCCGGATGACAATGTGGATCTAAGTTCG GTGGAAAAACATCTCACTTATGAGAAATTTAGAGCCTGGACCAAGCCAGACTGTATGAAGAGTACCGaagtggaagttttccttccgagATTTAAACTGGAAGAGGATTATGACATGGAATCTGTGCTTCAGCGTTTGGGAATGGTTGATGCCTTCCAGGGGGACAAGGCTGACTTTTCAGCAATGTCAGCTGAGAGAGATCTGTGTCTGTCCAAGTTTGTGCACAAGAGTGTTGTGGAGGTGAATGAGGAAGGCACAGAGGCCGCGGCTGCCTCAGCCGTAGTGGTCGTGGAGTGTTGCATGGTATCTGGACcaaggttctgtgctgaccatcccttccttttcttcattagGCACAATGCAGCCAACAGCATTCTGTTCTGCGGCAGGTTTTCTGCTCCCTAA
- the SERPINB9 gene encoding serpin B9 isoform X2 has product MDALSEANGTFAFHLLKMLCQDSPSRNVFYSPVSISSALAMVFLGAKGNTAAQMAQVLSLNTEKDIHQSFQLLLTEVNKPGTQYLLRTANRLFGEKTCEFLSTFKESCLQFYHAELEQLSFAKAAEQSRKHINTWVSKKTEGKIQDLLPDSSIDAQTRLVLVNAIYFKGRWNEQFNKMYTSEMPFKINQVEKHLTYEKFRAWTKPDCMKSTEVEVFLPRFKLEEDYDMESVLQRLGMVDAFQGDKADFSAMSAERDLCLSKFVHKSVVEVNEEGTEAAAASAVVVVECCMVSGPRFCADHPFLFFIRHNAANSILFCGRFSAP; this is encoded by the exons ATGGATGCCCTTTCTGAAGCAAATGGCACCTTTGCCTTTCACCTTTTAAAGATGCTGTGTCAGGACAGCCCGTCACGCAACGTGTTTTATTCTCCTGTGAGCATCTCTTCTGCCCTGGCCATGGTCTTCCTGGGGGCAAAAGGAAACACTGCTGCCCAGATGGCCCAG GTGCTTTctttaaacacagagaaagataTTCATCAGAGTTTCCAGTTACTTCTTACTGAAGTGAACAAACCTGGCACCCAGTACTTGCTCAGAACAGCCAACAGGCTCTTTGGAGAAAAGACGTGTGAATTCCTCTCA ACCTTTAAGGAATCCTGTCTTCAGTTCTACCATGCTGAACTCGAGCAGCTTTCCTTTGCCAAAGCTGCAGAGCAGTCCAGGAAACACATCAACACTTGGGTCTCAAAAAAGACTGAAG GTAAAATTCAAGACCTGTTGCCGGATAGCTCGATTGATGCACAGACCAGGCTGGTTCTTGTCAATGCCATCTACTTCAAAGGAAGGTGGAATGAACAGTTCAACAAAATGTACACAAGtgaaatgccttttaaaataaaccag GTGGAAAAACATCTCACTTATGAGAAATTTAGAGCCTGGACCAAGCCAGACTGTATGAAGAGTACCGaagtggaagttttccttccgagATTTAAACTGGAAGAGGATTATGACATGGAATCTGTGCTTCAGCGTTTGGGAATGGTTGATGCCTTCCAGGGGGACAAGGCTGACTTTTCAGCAATGTCAGCTGAGAGAGATCTGTGTCTGTCCAAGTTTGTGCACAAGAGTGTTGTGGAGGTGAATGAGGAAGGCACAGAGGCCGCGGCTGCCTCAGCCGTAGTGGTCGTGGAGTGTTGCATGGTATCTGGACcaaggttctgtgctgaccatcccttccttttcttcattagGCACAATGCAGCCAACAGCATTCTGTTCTGCGGCAGGTTTTCTGCTCCCTAA